One genomic segment of Candidatus Thermoplasmatota archaeon includes these proteins:
- a CDS encoding Ppx/GppA phosphatase family protein, translating into MPTSSEQQTGKVVSFIDIGTNSIRLIIVRINPNQSYAILREEKESVRLGEKVFKTGYINQKTIDYAVLVVKKFVEAAKGFGSSEIHAVATSTAREAYNRLDFIQRLSSEANVDVRIISGKEEARLIYFGLSSGVHLQNNIAVFIDIGGGSTEIIIGDQKNFFDLESLGLGAIRLKDIFLSDSVEKPISEAVYNDMKRFVKKKMIRVIERVNPQLIQMAIGSSGTIINLAEITAKYHGHDIIKNNLTLNYKELKKTIQMLCTIPLNKRREVPGINPERADIIIPGAVILDCFMEDFNIKELIVSYRDLRHGMIIDYLERHEGYTHRTTLSVRESSVLQLAKLFNVNMTHARTVESIAIQLFEQTKKLRLHTYGDAELELLRYASVLHDIGNFISFRSHHLHSHYIINNAELLGFDQTEIEIMATIVRYHRKKLPKKKDFMMTQLSRKDQQLVSVLSFILRLAEKLDRSHAHLVRNVRLKQGKKDTLSLILSCVDGQCELERWSVSADCEAFEKIFGMPLEVLVE; encoded by the coding sequence TTGCCGACCTCGTCTGAACAGCAGACCGGTAAAGTCGTTTCCTTTATTGACATAGGAACAAATTCAATACGGTTGATTATTGTTCGTATTAATCCGAATCAGTCGTATGCGATTCTACGTGAGGAAAAAGAATCTGTTCGACTCGGTGAAAAAGTTTTCAAGACAGGATATATCAATCAGAAAACAATTGACTATGCCGTATTAGTGGTGAAAAAATTTGTTGAAGCGGCAAAAGGCTTTGGTTCCTCTGAGATTCATGCGGTTGCAACATCAACAGCTCGTGAAGCATACAATCGTCTTGATTTTATTCAACGTTTATCCTCAGAGGCAAATGTTGACGTTCGTATTATCTCTGGAAAAGAGGAAGCTCGATTGATCTATTTTGGACTTTCTAGTGGCGTACATCTTCAAAACAATATCGCGGTTTTTATTGATATTGGTGGGGGAAGTACCGAGATTATCATCGGTGATCAAAAAAACTTTTTTGATTTAGAAAGCCTTGGTCTTGGAGCTATTCGACTCAAAGATATTTTTTTATCAGATAGCGTAGAGAAGCCAATATCTGAGGCTGTGTATAATGATATGAAACGATTTGTAAAAAAGAAAATGATTCGTGTTATTGAACGGGTGAATCCACAACTCATCCAGATGGCAATAGGAAGTTCTGGGACAATTATCAATCTTGCTGAAATCACCGCTAAGTATCATGGTCATGATATCATCAAAAACAATCTGACGTTAAATTATAAAGAATTGAAAAAAACAATTCAGATGTTATGTACCATTCCATTGAATAAACGCCGGGAGGTTCCAGGGATTAATCCTGAACGTGCAGATATTATTATTCCAGGTGCTGTAATTCTTGACTGTTTTATGGAAGATTTTAACATCAAAGAACTTATCGTTAGTTATCGAGATCTTCGCCATGGTATGATTATTGATTATTTAGAACGACATGAGGGATATACACACCGGACCACCTTATCAGTTCGTGAGAGCAGTGTTCTACAACTTGCAAAGCTCTTTAATGTGAATATGACGCATGCTCGAACTGTTGAAAGTATCGCAATTCAATTGTTTGAACAAACGAAGAAACTGCGCCTTCATACGTACGGTGATGCTGAATTGGAGTTGTTGCGGTATGCCTCAGTGTTGCATGATATCGGGAATTTCATATCTTTTAGAAGTCATCATCTGCATTCTCATTATATTATTAATAATGCAGAGTTGTTAGGATTTGATCAAACCGAGATTGAAATCATGGCGACCATTGTTCGATATCATCGGAAAAAATTGCCGAAAAAGAAGGATTTCATGATGACGCAACTAAGTCGAAAAGATCAGCAGCTTGTCTCAGTTCTATCGTTTATTCTTCGATTAGCAGAAAAACTTGATCGTAGTCATGCACATCTTGTTCGAAACGTGCGTTTGAAACAAGGGAAAAAAGATACTCTTTCATTGATTCTGTCCTGTGTTGATGGTCAGTGTGAGTTAGAACGGTGGAGTGTTTCTGCTGATTGTGAGGCGTTTGAAAAAATCTTTGGGATGCCCTTGGAAGTTCTTGTTGAGTAA
- a CDS encoding CHAD domain-containing protein: MNVNNHETVLMSSEDRTSPDRYDTRFAGASLNRFVETMEQIIQSGYQEHDIEFVHKLRVTSRRIRAALFVFKDVFSASEWKRWNTAIKNITRSLGVARDTDVQIEFLAQLLLKLPEENMRPGVEYLVQHHRQYREELQKSVEKTLDELKQHNILCEMKDACSKLYDCSQKFEIGDLPVDIFIDAHKRIKKRYKEFIKLSSCLEDETAVKKHHKLRIAAKRLRYTLEIFQPLYADELVKNKLDVVKNLQDSLGLLHDYDVWIEYIPTFIDVEKEKMLLNKIPIETITNIERGLLLFLYYIREKRQEQFAELTTTWHQLRDSKWFDEFSDFVTYRFIFPTEYRTRLAFLSDVHGNLHALSAVIRDAQEQKVSLFFHAGDAVGYGAYPDEVVSCLRELPGFHILGNYDDEVLHYKAKSLIKNDNVKEIARHYARVNLSKENIDFLKKLPKESRFMIGEKIFAMYHGTPESQHEAIEKTSPDSYLQKQVEIARAHVIITGHSHVFLNKSFKNVLFLNPGSVGRPGNYDARAMYMIVDTYPFSVQQRLVEYDVIAAAEAIRQKKLPESFAQMFLRGVSLDVILEEEEHYESTHRRKMFFNSFRSQMNQTKKKKIVEKIAIHYDQYPRHSKQVTLLSLRLFDALQDLHGLGEKERYYLECAGFLHDIGWSLGQVGHHKASLKLILNNQKLPFSTRERYIIGCIARYHRKKLPQSTHYPFTELCSEDQKKVRYLAALLRVADALDVSHSSVIHDIQIVCYEQKVIIECLMEGIGELEIKAVDKKKDLFEKMFNRTLELRCRPRLNSRPVKSFPLLT; this comes from the coding sequence ATGAACGTGAATAATCACGAAACAGTTCTTATGTCATCAGAGGATAGAACATCACCAGATCGATATGATACACGGTTTGCCGGAGCATCGCTGAATCGCTTTGTTGAAACGATGGAACAGATCATTCAAAGCGGTTATCAAGAACATGATATAGAATTTGTTCATAAGCTCCGGGTGACATCTCGGCGTATTCGTGCTGCTCTATTCGTATTTAAAGATGTTTTTTCAGCTTCAGAATGGAAACGATGGAACACTGCTATTAAAAACATCACTCGATCACTTGGCGTTGCTCGTGATACTGACGTTCAAATAGAATTTCTAGCTCAACTGCTGTTAAAACTTCCTGAAGAAAATATGCGCCCAGGTGTAGAATATCTTGTACAGCATCATCGTCAGTATCGAGAGGAGCTCCAGAAATCTGTTGAAAAAACGCTGGATGAGTTAAAACAACACAATATTCTTTGTGAGATGAAGGATGCATGTTCAAAGTTGTATGATTGTTCTCAAAAGTTTGAGATAGGAGATCTCCCGGTAGATATTTTTATCGACGCGCATAAAAGAATTAAAAAGAGATATAAGGAATTCATAAAACTAAGTTCCTGTCTTGAAGATGAAACCGCGGTTAAAAAACATCATAAACTACGAATTGCCGCAAAACGACTGCGGTACACGCTTGAAATTTTTCAACCACTCTATGCAGATGAGTTAGTAAAAAATAAGCTTGATGTGGTGAAAAATCTCCAGGACAGTTTAGGATTACTGCATGATTATGACGTGTGGATTGAATACATCCCGACTTTTATTGACGTTGAAAAAGAAAAAATGTTACTCAACAAAATACCAATTGAGACCATCACCAATATAGAACGAGGACTGTTATTGTTTCTGTATTATATTCGAGAAAAACGACAGGAACAATTTGCAGAACTTACTACCACCTGGCATCAGCTGAGGGACAGTAAATGGTTTGATGAGTTTTCTGATTTTGTCACGTATCGTTTTATTTTTCCCACAGAGTATCGGACGAGGCTTGCGTTTCTTTCTGATGTGCATGGGAATCTACATGCTCTTTCAGCGGTTATTCGAGATGCACAAGAACAAAAGGTTTCACTTTTTTTCCATGCAGGTGATGCTGTTGGATATGGTGCATATCCTGATGAAGTCGTGTCGTGTTTAAGAGAACTCCCTGGTTTTCATATTTTAGGAAATTATGACGATGAGGTGTTGCACTATAAAGCAAAATCTCTTATAAAAAACGATAATGTGAAGGAAATCGCTCGTCATTACGCTCGGGTGAATTTATCAAAAGAGAACATCGATTTTTTAAAGAAATTACCAAAAGAGTCACGTTTTATGATTGGTGAAAAAATTTTTGCGATGTATCACGGTACCCCTGAGTCACAGCATGAGGCTATCGAAAAAACATCTCCTGACAGTTATCTGCAGAAACAAGTTGAAATCGCTCGAGCGCATGTGATTATCACCGGTCATTCTCATGTTTTCCTGAATAAATCGTTTAAAAATGTGTTATTTCTCAATCCGGGTAGTGTTGGGCGACCTGGCAATTATGATGCTCGAGCTATGTATATGATTGTGGATACCTATCCATTTTCGGTTCAGCAGCGGCTTGTTGAATATGATGTGATAGCTGCGGCTGAGGCGATCCGGCAAAAAAAACTACCTGAATCGTTTGCGCAGATGTTTCTGCGAGGTGTTTCATTAGACGTGATTCTTGAAGAGGAGGAACACTACGAAAGTACACATCGGAGAAAGATGTTTTTTAATTCATTTCGTTCTCAGATGAACCAAACAAAGAAGAAAAAAATTGTGGAAAAAATTGCTATCCACTATGATCAATATCCTCGTCACTCAAAACAGGTAACCTTGCTTTCATTGCGGTTATTTGATGCCTTACAAGACCTCCATGGTCTTGGAGAAAAAGAACGGTATTATCTAGAATGTGCTGGTTTCCTGCATGATATCGGTTGGTCGCTTGGTCAGGTTGGTCATCATAAAGCATCGTTAAAACTAATTTTGAATAATCAGAAACTTCCATTTTCAACGCGTGAACGGTATATCATCGGGTGTATTGCTCGGTATCATCGAAAAAAACTGCCACAGAGCACCCATTATCCTTTCACCGAGTTATGTTCTGAGGATCAAAAAAAGGTACGATATTTAGCAGCACTCTTACGTGTTGCTGATGCGTTAGATGTATCACATTCCTCGGTGATTCATGATATTCAGATTGTTTGTTATGAGCAGAAGGTGATCATTGAATGTCTCATGGAGGGGATAGGAGAATTAGAAATAAAAGCAGTCGACAAAAAAAAGGATTTATTCGAAAAAATGTTCAACCGGACGTTGGAGCTTCGTTGCCGACCTCGTCTGAACAGCAGACCGGTAAAGTCGTTTCCTTTATTGACATAG